The proteins below come from a single Rosa rugosa chromosome 2, drRosRugo1.1, whole genome shotgun sequence genomic window:
- the LOC133730880 gene encoding probable LRR receptor-like serine/threonine-protein kinase At1g05700 produces MHFAEVEEYSASWSRELTITMNGKFISTPFDPHYLRTTMTNTTFTAEGGKYYFSISTPGTTYQPILNAFEIYMAKEFLVSETNQQDVEAITNLKSTYKIIKNWQGDPCNPQVYLWEGVKCSYSDNDSARIISLDLSQSGLTGEIAASIANLTMIQTLDLSNNNLSGQIPEYLSQLPKLNVLNLENNELTGSVLVGLIAKGKDGLSLSLCGNPSLSKQVPYEKKKNKFSVPVVVSIIVMLLVSSIAAAILWKLKKGHAVWKYRRVDKGHDVFLSFRGQDTRKGLARNLYEALEEKGIKTFFDDETLKAGDEIALALLDAIEACWCIKIP; encoded by the exons atgcactttGCAGAAGTTGAAGAGTACAGCGCCAGCTGGTCTAGAGAGCTCACTATTACCATGAATGGAAAGTTTATTTCTACGCCATTTGATCCACATTACTTGAGGACAACAATGACTAACACCACGTTTACTGCGGAAGGAGGAAAGTATTATTTTTCAATATCTACTCCGGGGACAACGTATCAACCGATCCTGAACGCCTTTGAGATTTATATGGCAAAAGAATTTTTAGTATCAGAAACAAACCAGCAAGACG TTGAAGCAATTACGAACCTCAAGTCAACTTATAAAATCATTAAGAATTGGCAAGGAGATCCGTGCAACCCTCAAGTTTACCTGTGGGAAGGTGTGAAGTGCAGCTATTCTGACAATGACTCCGCACGAATCATATCCCT GGATTTGTCACAGAGTGGACTAACCGGAGAGATAGCTGCTTCTATAGCTAATCTCACAATGATACAGACTTT GGATTTATCAAACAACAACTTATCCGGACAAATTCCAGAATATTTGTCGCAGTTGCCAAAGTTAAATGTCTT AAACTTGGAGAACAATGAGCTCACAGGTTCAGTTCTTGTCGGGCTTATAGCAAAAGGAAAGGATGGTTTGTCATTGAG TTTGTGCGGAAATCCAAGTTTATCAAAGCAGGTTCCTtacgagaagaagaagaacaagtttTCTGTTCCGGTCGTCGTGTCAATTATTGTAATGTTGTTGGTCTCATCCATTGCAGCAGCTATATTGTGGAAATTAAAAAAGGGTCATG CTGTTTGGAAGTACAGGAGAGTTGATAAGGGACATGAtgtgtttttgagttttagAGGTCAGGATACACGCAAAGGCCTTGCACGTAATCTGTACGAAGCTTTAGAGGAAAAAGGAATCAAGACATTTTTTGATGATGAAACGCTCAAGGCGGGAGATGAAATAGCACTTGCACTTCTCGATGCAATAGAAGCATGTTGGTGCataaaaattccgtag
- the LOC133732633 gene encoding replication protein A 70 kDa DNA-binding subunit C-like isoform X1: MNPNSCENFMDVFIHEMEPYKSKYKIRVRISRVWRAKKYNTDKNDGLHSVLIDEKGDAIHAIINESDYPLVHKKIQQGKVYDIHNFFTRKNQENFKILDHQSQVRFNAMTIFEAVEGNCPEIPEQRFYLVEFDQLKARMNDNTILTDLYGCLKSIVPPHETTVKDKESKCERQESKCEIHLQNLRREDLRITLWGNTARQVDMETISKTSPPVLMALTSLKIKEYLNKPAPSNTSNTCIFINPNIPETNKYRFQFSKLVDRVQILPTPFERRFCYPPR, from the exons CTGCGAGAACTTCATGGATGTCTTCATTCATGAAATGGAGCCTTACAAATCAAAATACAAGATCAGAGTTCGTATATCGAGAGTGTGGAGAGCTAAGAAATATAATACTGACAAGAATGATGGTCTCCACTCTGTCTTGATCGATGAAAAG GGTGACGCTATTCATGCAATTATCAATGAATCTGACTACCCTTTAGTTCACAAAAAAATACAACAAGGCAAGGTTTATGACATTCACAATTTCTTTACACGAAAAAACCAGGAAAACTTCAAGATTCTTGATCATCAGAGTCAAGTCCGTTTCAACGCAATGACTATCTTTGAAgcagttgaaggaaactgcccAGAAATTCCAGAGCAACGATTCTATTTAGTAGAATTTGATCAACTCAAAGCACGCATGAATGATAATACAATTCTAACAG ATCTGTACGGTTGTTTGAAGTCAATTGTACCACCACATGAGACAACTGTCAAGGATAAAGAGTCAAAATGTGAAAGACAAGAGTCAAAATGTGAAATCCATTTGCAGAATTTA AGAAGAGAGGACTTGAGAATTACACTCTGGGGCAACACTGCTAGACAAGTTGACATGGAAACAATTAGCAAAACTTCTCCACCAGTGCTGATGGCATTAACCAGTTTAAAAATCAAAGAGTACTTGA ACAAACCTGCCCCATCAAATACAAGCAACACCTGTATTTTCATCAATCCAAATATCCCAGAGACAAACAAGTACAGGTTTCA GTTCTCAAAACTGGTTGATAGAGTGCAAATACTTCCAACCCCGTTCGAGCGAAGATTCTGCTATCCACCTAGGTGA
- the LOC133732633 gene encoding replication protein A 70 kDa DNA-binding subunit C-like isoform X2: MNPNSCENFMDVFIHEMEPYKSKYKIRVRISRVWRAKKYNTDKNDGLHSVLIDEKGDAIHAIINESDYPLVHKKIQQGKVYDIHNFFTRKNQENFKILDHQSQVRFNAMTIFEAVEGNCPEIPEQRFYLVEFDQLKARMNDNTILTDLYGCLKSIVPPHETTVKDKESKCERQESKCEIHLQNLRREDLRITLWGNTARQVDMETISKTSPPVLMALTSLKIKEYLNKPAPSNTSNTCIFINPNIPETNKYRFSKLVDRVQILPTPFERRFCYPPR, translated from the exons CTGCGAGAACTTCATGGATGTCTTCATTCATGAAATGGAGCCTTACAAATCAAAATACAAGATCAGAGTTCGTATATCGAGAGTGTGGAGAGCTAAGAAATATAATACTGACAAGAATGATGGTCTCCACTCTGTCTTGATCGATGAAAAG GGTGACGCTATTCATGCAATTATCAATGAATCTGACTACCCTTTAGTTCACAAAAAAATACAACAAGGCAAGGTTTATGACATTCACAATTTCTTTACACGAAAAAACCAGGAAAACTTCAAGATTCTTGATCATCAGAGTCAAGTCCGTTTCAACGCAATGACTATCTTTGAAgcagttgaaggaaactgcccAGAAATTCCAGAGCAACGATTCTATTTAGTAGAATTTGATCAACTCAAAGCACGCATGAATGATAATACAATTCTAACAG ATCTGTACGGTTGTTTGAAGTCAATTGTACCACCACATGAGACAACTGTCAAGGATAAAGAGTCAAAATGTGAAAGACAAGAGTCAAAATGTGAAATCCATTTGCAGAATTTA AGAAGAGAGGACTTGAGAATTACACTCTGGGGCAACACTGCTAGACAAGTTGACATGGAAACAATTAGCAAAACTTCTCCACCAGTGCTGATGGCATTAACCAGTTTAAAAATCAAAGAGTACTTGA ACAAACCTGCCCCATCAAATACAAGCAACACCTGTATTTTCATCAATCCAAATATCCCAGAGACAAACAAGTACAG GTTCTCAAAACTGGTTGATAGAGTGCAAATACTTCCAACCCCGTTCGAGCGAAGATTCTGCTATCCACCTAGGTGA